Below is a genomic region from Pseudomonas berkeleyensis.
ATCCTGCAGGCTGGCGTCGGCCAGACGCTGGCCCGGCCCGACCAGCTCGGCGAGAAAGGCCTCGCCATGGGCCGGCAGTTCCACTTCGGTCGCCTCGTCACCCCATCCGTTCCAGCGTCGCATCGCATCCCCCATTCCGATCAGCACTTATGGCTGCCTATACTAGCCAGCCGCCGATTTCCGTCACTGTCGAATCGGGACAAGCACTATCGCCAATCAAGACAGGCATCCCAGAACAAGAAGAATCCATGGAAAACCTCGGCTATACCTCGGTTCCCGCCCTGCTCAAATACCTGCGTCAGGCCGAACAGCTCGGCCTGGACATCGACCGCGCCCTGACCGCCGCCGGTATTGCCGCGCAGGATCTGGCCGACAACGGCAAACGCATGCCCAGCGAGGTGCATGAGCGCCTGCTGGCGCATCTGATGGAGGTTTCCGGCGATCCCTTGTTCGGCCTGCATGCGGCGCGTTTCGTGCAGCCCGGCTCGTGGAGCGTGCTTGGCTACATCGCCATGAACTGCGCCACCCTGGGCGAAGCCATGGGCCGCATCGTGCCCTACGAGAAGCTGGTGGGCGACATGGGCACCAGTCGTATCGAGGCGGCCGAGGATCACGTGCGGCTGATCTGGAGCTGCCGACATCAGGCACCGGACGTGCGCCGCCATATGGTCGAGAACGTGCTCGCCTCCTGGCTGCTGTACGCCCGCTGGATCGCTGACTCCGAGCATTCGCCACGCGAGGTCTGGTTCGAACACGCGCAACCGGCCGCCACCGACCTGACCGAATACCAGCAACTGTTCGGCTGCCCGGTGCTGTTCGAACAGCCCTGCAACGCCCTGCTGGTGCCGCTGGACTATCTCGGCGTGCCGCT
It encodes:
- the gliR gene encoding AraC family transcriptional regulator GliR, which produces MENLGYTSVPALLKYLRQAEQLGLDIDRALTAAGIAAQDLADNGKRMPSEVHERLLAHLMEVSGDPLFGLHAARFVQPGSWSVLGYIAMNCATLGEAMGRIVPYEKLVGDMGTSRIEAAEDHVRLIWSCRHQAPDVRRHMVENVLASWLLYARWIADSEHSPREVWFEHAQPAATDLTEYQQLFGCPVLFEQPCNALLVPLDYLGVPLRQADANLLRTLEEHALTLMAGLDDDEPLPRRVKNALRLLLKDGLPRKERVAEKFDMTVRTLQRHLQQAGTSYQQILDELRQELAEHYLLRSDLAIQDIACYLGFTESRSFHRSFKSWTGQTPGEFRESRRRDNPLG